The nucleotide window TACGATAGCGCGGACGGAAAGCATTACGGCACTACGCGCTGGGCGGCGCGAAGGAATGCTGCAAGGTATCGAAGCCGGGGCCATTCGGGCCGATCGGGTGAAGCGGATATGGGACAGCAGTGGCGATAATCGCGTTCGCGCGCCGATCATCGGGCGATGGACGGGCGGGAGGTGGACGGCATGGATACACCATACACCCTCCCTGACGGGAGCCGAATGTTGTTCCCAGGAGACGCCTCATTGGGAGCTCCAGCCAGTCAGACGGTGGCCTGTCGGTGCTATGAGGTGTTGGAGATAGATTGGCTCACGCCGTGAGGATCAGAATATGATTTATGTGACTACACGAGATATTGTCATCGCGGCGGGAACGGCACTCCAAAGCGCCGCCTGTCGCTAGCACGCGCTGGGGTAAGGATTACAAAGCCGTCATAGCTGACGGCCGCGACAACACGGTCTATTTCACTGCCGATGTCCATGAAGCATGGCGAGCGGGCTATGCGCAAAGCTGATTAGGTGAACGACAACCGTAAGTCGTCGCTGACGTTGCCGCATTCGCAGACAAGACCGCAGATCAAATGCTGCGGGTCGCCAAGCAATCAATTCAGGACGTGGTGAAGCAAGCGCAAACGCCGGTCGGCAAGGGTGGCGATATGCCGGTCGATAAGGGCTTTCTCCGCAACAGCCTTGTAACCAGTTCGCGGTTCAACCGCCGGTGAAGGCGCAAGCAGCTTTGTTTTGGGTTTTGTCGTCCATGGAATTGGGCGATCCTTTCAGCGTGGCATGGACTGCCGACTATGCGATCCCTCGGCACTACGCTGTCGGTGTAGGCCAAGGCGGGGGATTGTGGCGCGATAAGGCAGCACAGCGGTGGCCTGGTTACGTGGCGAAGAATGCAAGGATGGTCCGATGAATGCAATCGAAAAGGCCATCGGACAACACCTCGCTGGAATGACCAACTGCCCACCGATCGCATGGCCTAACAAGGACTTCACGCCGAACGGGACTTACATCGAGTTTCGCCATGCTCCGAACGAACGCAGGGACGATACCATAGACGCCGCAGGAGCCTATCAGATTGGGCTGGTGCTGCTGACAGTCGTATCGGCCAAGGACGTATTTACCACTGCCGCGAACGACACTGCAGCGCGATTATGGACCGCTTTCCCAAAGGTCTGCGACTTACGCAGGCGGAGAAACCGTCTTGATCTACGATCCAGTTAGCCCGGCACGGGTTTTCCCGATGGCGCTTATTGGCGGCAACCTCTGACCGTTCCGTATCTGACCGAGGACTAACCATGAAGTCAAGATGAAGAACAAGCGTTTCCCTCACGGGGAACGAACGTGAAGTTGCGTGAAGTTTCGACTTGGGAAGCCGCCGGATGGGTAGCTGTTCCCGATACCAAACCCTCCAAGAAAAAGGTGACGACAAATGACCGGCTGCATATCGGAAAGACCATTTACGTATCTGGTGCAGCACCAGCGACCAACGACGCGGCAGGCTTTGCTGGCCTTGCTTGGACGAAGGTTGAAGGTGTCCAGACACTCCCTCAGCTAGGTGTAAGCCACTCGAATATCGACGTTTCCGATCTGGAAACCGGCTTTGCAAAAGGCATCAAAGGTGAAGGTTCCGGCAACGACAGCACGGCATCCTTCCGTAATGTCGAAGGTGACGCCAGGCAGGAATTGGTGCGGACACTGGCAAATGCGGGCGGTGATGAAGGTGTTGCTTCCATCCGTATTGTGAAGGGCAGGGACCGGGATCAAGCGCCCGCCACCGGCGATCCCGTGGAGTACGCTCATGGTTATCTGCACAGCTTCATTCGCAACCAGGGCGACAGCACGACATATGAAGGTTCAGTGTGAACTTCAAGCAGAACGCGCTGCCTGTCGATGCGACGGAGGCATAAGGTATGGATTCGACACCCTTGACCTTCGCAATGCCGAAGATGAGGAGTATTGGCTGCATCTGAGGCACGGCGAAACCAAACTGTATGCCGATATGGATAAGCAGGAAGGTCCGTGCCGTGTGCGCGTGGCCTCTCCCGCAGTAACGGTGTCGAGCCTGTCATGAAGTCTGTGCAGCGGTCTATCGGCCGGCAGGCTGCGCTATCCGATCAGCTTGCAAACCGCGGTGAACCGGAACAGCGAAGGACCGCCGAAAGCGCCTCGATCAGCCGAGAACGACCAGAAGGCGGTTCAGACCTTTCCAACACGGTCATTCTCGATTGGGAAAACATGAGAAGGCGGAAAAAAGCTGACGTTTTCGAAAGAGGCGTTGGCGGACATGACCGAACCGAAGGCCCGCTTTCTCGTCTGGTAATGACCATCGTTGAAGATATGGGAAAACTGCACGACCCTTTACGAACCCGACGGAGGCTCTGACTTTCGCGGAACAATCAGGGTGGCTTTGGCCAAACCTGAGGGCTGCCCTGAAAGTCGAACGGAGATATTCGGCCACGCTTGCCTGATTTGCCTCCCGGTGAAGCCTGCCAGATCATTGGCGCGAAGTGGGTTACGCCATGCGATCGCCAACCGGCGATGTGCAGCCGTTCACATGGTCTGAAATTGACGCTTACAGCCGGACGGCCGGGCGAACCTTACTGCGTTCGAAGCCCGATGCCTGATGGATATGAGCCGGGCTTACGTTCGCGGCATAACTGATACCCGTCCCCTTAGCATAAACGATGGAGCGCGATTATGACTGACTTCGCGAAGCTGGTTCTTGATGCTGATACAAGGGTCTAAAGAACGCCGAAAAGGATCTGGACAGCGTATCTCGCAAGGCGGGAACTGTCGCGTCCGAAGTAGGCACAAAAATGCAGTCGATGGGCAAGAAATTGACCGTCGGCGTGACTGCTCCGCTAGCCCTGTTCGGGAAGGCTTCAATCGACGCGGCGGCGGATGCGGTCGAGCTGCAAGGCATGTTCGACACGACCTTCGATGACATGTCGAAATCAATGAACCGGTGGGCCGAAACAACCGGAAACGCATTGGGGCGGTCTACGCAGGAACTACAGCAAGCGTCTGCGGTGTTCCAAGGATTTTTCAAAGACAGTTTCGACCCGAAACAAGCGGCGGAAATGTCCAAGACATTCACGGTCCTTGCCCAGGATGTAGCAAGCTTCAAGAACCTGTCGAACGATGTTGCCCAACAAAAGATATTTAGCGCGCTAACGGGCGAAACCGAAGGCCTGAAAGCTCTTGGTGTGGTTATCAATGACAATGTGATGAAGCAGAAGGCCATGGAAATGGGCCTCGGCAACAGCACGGCCAAGCTGACCGAACAGCAAAAGGTTCTGATCCGCGCGACCTTGCTGCAGGAGAAATCGCAGACGCATCGGGGGACGTTATCCGTACCCAAAGCAGTACGGCCAACCAGATCAAGCGGGCTGAAGCTGCGTGGGAAGAATTAAAGGTCACATTCGGCGACAAGCTTCTCCCAGTTATTACACCCCTTGATTAGCGGCCTTGCCGGATTGCTGGACAAGTTTTCGAAACTGCCGTCGGGTGTACAGACTGCGATTGTGGCTGTTGCTGGGTTTGCAGCCGCTCTTGGGCCTATCCTCATGATTGTCGGGCCAATAGTTAAAGCCATGGCTCCATTCCTAGGAACCTTGAAGCTATCGGGGCGACACAGGGTGGATTGGTCGCGGCCAAAGCAGGCGTAGCTGGCATCGCCAGTGCATTCGGACCGCTCGTTATTGCCGCCGGTGCTGCGTATCTGATCTGGAAAAACTGGGACGACATAGCGCCGCGCCTACAGCCGATAATCGACCAGCTTATGGCGGTTGGCGAGGGGTTGGGGATCGTAGAGGGTAAGGCCGGCCGAACGTCCGAAGAACTGGCGAAGAACGAAGGCTGGCGAACTCTAGGCGAGGGGTTGCGGGGCGCATCGGACGGCCTGCAAAGGCTGGCTGACGACTTCGACAAGATGAATGAGCGTAATGCTGCATCAGCACGTGCGCGCAATGAAAGTATTATCGACGGGTTTGTTTCACTCACCGAAAAAATGAACGGTATTGCAGGGAACATAAAGGCCGTTCTTGCAGGTCTGGCGACGTCGGCGGTCGCATCGATGAATAAGATGGTGGATGGCATTCAAAGCGCGGTCACGAGCCGTTTGAATGCGGTATGGCAAGGCGCGCTGGAAAAGATCGAGACAGTTCGCGCGGCGTTTTTCAACCTTTGGGACAAGGTGACACGCCGGTCTTACATTCCCGACATGGTGAATGACATTGCTGCCGAAATGGCTCGTTTGGGCAGCGTAATGGTGAACCCTGCTACACAGGCAGCCCGCACTACTACCCAAGTCATGCGGGATATGGCGAGCGACGTAAGCGGCATCCTAGACCGGCTGTTTCCTGAAATTCGCAAGGCCATGACGTTTCGCAGCGAAATGGCCTTGCTGGAAGCGTCCAACCTTGCTCCGCAAGCGAAAGAGGAAGCGCAATATCGCCTGCGGAAAGAAAACCTCGGCCTGAACAGCAAGGTTGGGTATTCGTTTGATCTGCCCAGTGGCGGACCCAAAGCATTGTCGCTTGAGGAAATGGGAGCAGGTCTCGCTAAGGGTAAAAAAGCCCTCCTAGCGTTCGGAGATACAGCCCGCGTCCAGACGGTTCGCGTAGGCCAATCGTTCAAAGATATGGCTGACAGCACCATGAGTGCGCTTCAGAACATGTTGGGCGCGATCAAAGGGGGCGGTTTTCTCGACATATTGGGTGCGGCGGTCGGTTTGTTCACGCAGCTTGGCAGCACCGGGCTATTCGGAAAGGGATTGGCTGCCAACCTCAACAAAGTCCCGGCTTATGCTGGGGGAACAGACTTCCATCCCGGCGGTCTCGCGATGGTCGGGGAGCGGGGTCCTGAATTGGTGAATATGCCGCGCGAACGACTGTTACGCCCAATAGCCAACTACAGAACGCCGCCAACTCCAATCTGAAGATCGAAGTCTTTGCCAATAATAACGGTTTTGGCGCGATGGTGCGCGATACGGCAGGAAGTGTCGTGGCAGAGGCTTCACCCGGTATCGCCGGAGCGGGCGCACAGATAGCAGGCGCACA belongs to Alteripontixanthobacter maritimus and includes:
- a CDS encoding phage tail terminator-like protein is translated as MNAIEKAIGQHLAGMTNCPPIAWPNKDFTPNGTYIEFRHAPNERRDDTIDAAGAYQIGLVLLTVVSAKDVFTTAANDTAARLWTAFPKVCDLRRRRNRLDLRSS